Genomic window (Ostrea edulis chromosome 9, xbOstEdul1.1, whole genome shotgun sequence):
GTGTCACTTAATTTATTTAGAGTCCTCTGTCGTCTTAATTTGTCAACAAAATTTCATCCGGGTAACTAATTATGACTTCTTATTTtaagtttttatgccccctagatcgaagatcggggggcatattgtttttgtcctgtctgtcattctgtaattctgtcattctgtctgaaactttaaccttgctaatatcttttgaacagtaagtgctagagctttgatatttcacatgagtatttcttgtgacaatacctttacgtgggtaccaacattcttaacccagtgaccttgaccttggagtttgacctactttttgaaaactttaaccttgttaataacttttgaataataagtgatagaactttgatatttcacatgagtattccttgtgacaagacctttccgttggtactaaccatttgaccttgacatttaacctactttaaaaaaaattgacattggtcataacttctaaacggtaaatattagagctttcttATTACACATGAgaatttcttgtgacaagatctttctactggtaccaagatatttgtccttgtgaccttggccatcttcggaattggccattatcgggggcatttgtgttttttaCTTCTTTCCCCTCTTTCATATTCCAACTTTCGAATTCTAACTTGGATATTCTAAAATTCTAATTATATCTTTCTAATTTTATATCTTGttgtaataaaatgaaattgagaaaacagaaaaatagaattaaaaacaagaaaaaagaataaagatattgaaataaaattgggaaaataagaaataataataaaaatattcaaataagaATGCAAAAGCAAGAacttagaataaaaaaaataagaaataaagaGATATCAAAATAGAACTGCGGCACTGATATTCCTCCATAGTGGTAGGCTCATACACCACTCTACGTGTGTCTATGTAAACAGAAATGGTATGGTGTCACAACACGAAATACATCTTAGTCGTCAATTTGGACATATATAAAACCTTACCATAAattgagaatagacttaagtctaaatttcaaatccagctaacttttgaaataagttTCATCAACAAATAACATTGTCAGCTtatgtttgcatttgattttttataaacttgcagtgttttaaaaatctatgctagataaaatctttagatataaGTAATCAATATTTTGACTAAAGTcgattctcagtttatggtcttgaggcctggTCTGGCCTCaaagttggcctggcctcaattttggcctctaatttGGCTCAAACCCAAATGTTGGCCGggcctcaaatttggcctctacGAATTTTTTTGGCTTCAActataaaagatatttttcatcagaattgtttttattgatttgttattggttttagtttttcagtTATAGCAGATGGATGTTTTTGTTCTTTTGTAGATATACAGATTAGAATATTCATATACTAACCACAGATCTGAtagattttattgaatatctattgaCAAGTTTATTGATGGAATGGTTTtcgttttcattcataaattaTGCACTAGTACGTACCAAACAAGTATACTCTACTGATGAATCGACTGGTTTATTGATTCTTTCTTTAATCAGACAGATACAATATCAATCCAGATACAATCAATGTCATCATTATAGCGAATTTGATTTGAAGGGCAGCACACATTGAGAATAGTGCATATGGTTTTGCtttcaatatgaaaatatcacaATGATTTTATACCTCTTGACTTAGCTTTAATTTAGTTTTATAGTACGCCGTCAATTTGAATATCAAATCCTGCTGTGTTTGCTAATTAACGTGCATTATTGTATGAAGGgaatttattttctcttttaaaaAGAACACCGCCCTAATCCAACTCGCATGGTGATTTATTTCATATGGAGcatcaaatcaacataaactccaaatattgaagatatctttaattatttgaagtaAGCATCAATTCATATGATGgtttcttcaaatgattaatggtatcttcaattctgaattattgcggaGGAATATTGAGATACTATATGACCAAGTTGATCAGGACATTACTATATGGAAAGGAAATCACACCGAATATTTATTCCAGTTGGAGTCACCCAGCCTATCTTGATAAAAGTTAAAGAGAACCCGTTGTCTGCGATTCTCAAAACAGACTTTCTTTCTAACTAGAAGTTATCTCATATACACTTAATGAAGGAACCCTCCAACAAGACCAAGAAactcaagaaaaaaataaatttcggGGTATTGGAAATCTCAGCAGCTAGGATAGAATTAAATAGATGTATCAAATCaatgtataatttattttgtaGTCATTAACATTcatctattttgaaaatcagAAATTTGCGACATGATTTAAGAGTAAACTTTTCGAACTTAAAACCACTGCAGTTTATTGCTATGTCTACGAACAATTATCACATGTAAATCTGTTACAACTcactttacatgtacatcaactCGCTTTAGATGTAACATAAAATTTGAACCGAATATATGAGTTATCTTATTTCAAAACCTTGAAAACGATTACATAAGGTGTATGACCTTAGTTGACAAAAGTGGGTCTCAACCTAgataatatttataaaatgacATGATTCAGGTCACAAGTAATAGAAGATAAACGTTATTATTTTTCACAAGGTATGCAGCAGCATGTTACAACAGACAGTTACGTCTTACATAACTGCAGGTTTTTCACCATTTCCAGTGTTCAATTCTAATTAGCTATGTATCGCCTGTACTTATTTTGTGCTCAACTTTCTTCTTATTTACGAATCTCATATCCTTTTCctttgtatatatgaatatgtgTAATACTCTAATGATGTAATTTCTGTATTGTTCATGCAATCTCCCATGGgatgaaataaagaaagaatgaaTGACTGTCTAATTACATACAATTACATACACTGATCGAAACCCATAATCATATGACTATAGATTCAATTTCCGTTTATATTGTTATCAGATCTCtctttttattataaatattgtaaaactaTTCAATGATCTATGGTACATGTCGCGTTTAAAATTTAAAGCCACGCAGGATTAGTGCGGTACACGCATACACAGACCGGTGACAATAACCTAGTGGTAAGGGCGTTCGCCTCGCACCCGGGAGGATCGAGTTCTATTTTAGACACCGGCGCCACGCCAAACCTAAAACGGTTGATATAGTTATTGAATGTTCTTTCGCCCAGCAAAGACATCAGAAGTGAAATATACGGGTccttcagatatgaccttaaaacctGTACCCACACTCACTAATGCGGCCCTGAGCACCATGtccaaggtcaaaatttgtggacTTCACCtcaagctggtgacgtctcatcatgaatgaaaacaaatctcGATTAGGTCGTAAAAACagcatacaaaaataaaatagaagGTATATGTGAGTGTGACTCACATTGCAAGTGTAAACACAGTAAATTTTGTACTTGACAgtaatatttgaatttcatgaccggtcgacaggggatgcttactccttctatgcacctgatgtgggatcaggtgcatagaaggagtaagcatccaggTATATCCAGGGCCTCTctatttttattccttataggaagATTCATTCATTCGAAAAAGAATTAATTGTTAATGCTATTACTTTGAATCATTGATGGAAAAGTGAGGATAACGAAgtgtgaacaatctcataaatcctataaagaagaACAAGAAGGGAATACGGatccatggacacaccagaggttagatcaggtgcctaagagagAGGGCTAAGCATGTCCCGGTGGCCTGTCTCACCCGCCGCGAATTTATAACTTGATCGGGTAAATGGACTTGTCCTTcatcaaaatcagtttgtagAGAATGACCTAACCATTCGTATGAAAGCATTTGaactaatgataggttgtacattataacgaccatagaatttccaaacagtttactttaaacgagactattgaaatccTTGTGTGTATCTCAATTCAAACAGTCCTCATGTGATCATGCTCTCGTTTATTGAATCAAATGCTAAAATTGTGGAAATTATTGTTAACATTGTGGAGTTGGTGATTGAAGAGCTGGTGTCATCTCATTGATCATACAATTGAGTTGTTGGTGTGCTGATACCATCTATGTTCCATGAAATATGCAAATATGAAGTTGATTAtgaaagactctgtggtgtatttcatttatatttcactgcgatgggatatatcgaatcgagatatgaatgaaaagtattacTTTTAATAGATGAAACGTCGTCGACATATGTAAGTTGAAGATTATAGCAAGAACTTTTTCTTCTCGTTtagaagcttttaaataaattttgcctcataggaatataaaaacagaccTCCGAGTATAGGAGCACATTTTGTCCAAttggaatttcaacagactgttggaagacctaatcaccaaacACTACGTAGATATTtgcaatgaggaactccagcatcttcttaatatcaacttcagagtggagtttaacaaagtaattttttgataaTTGATCACAAGATATTCCCTTTGTTCCATTTctattgaagaagcagctgttTGTGATGTTATAAAGCCTATTTTGTAAGTTATCGTAAGAATTAGTCTTGGAAACTTTTGAAACGTCATGCGTTTTGAAGCTGTTGATGaaggaaaagtttttaaaatctacTAAAATGTCTGTGGAATTTTTCGTTTagagtcccgtggggattcgggttagaataggtcctcagtaccccttgtgtGTTGTAAGAGGacactaaatggggcggtccatcggatgagaccgcaaaaaccgaggtcctgtgtcacagcaggtatggcacgataaagatccctccctgctgaaaggccataagcaccgagaataggcctgaattttgcagcccttcaccgacaatggtgatgtctccaaatgagtgaaaaattctcgagtgggacgttaaacaatataccatcaataaatatatcacatttgatttacacgaCTTCTTTGGCATATTACGTCTGAAATTTATCCGTCACAGCAATtcatatttttgtgaggagcaaaaaCAACCCAACTTAGCGTTCGGATCATATTCTTTACCGTTGTTAAATGTAGGATAAAATCTTGTTACTTTGCCCGAAGACTTCAGATCTGGAAACATCACCATGGAAATGGATGTGTATGAAGAATTTGATGTAATTTTTCTCTTCATAGGTTTAAAAAACCGACATAATGAGCAAAATAACGAATTACAACGAAGTTTCAAAATCCTACGACACCACAAGAGGGGCAACGGATGCCTTTGTAGTAAAGAGTATGATGGAGAACTTTACAGGGAAGACTGTCAAGGTAATACATTGATAACTTCATCAAGCTAAATATTTGTTACAATGCAATCTATCACATTTTCCAATAATCTAATAGGAGTTTTAAGTTGTTATGATATGGTGCATATCTGTTTTCATCAATCGTAGTATCTTGGTGATGAAAGCGTTCGCTTTTTAACCGGAAGGTTGTGAGTTTAAGCTCCCCTCGTGACATGGCCACGTCAAACCGAAGACGTAAGAGGGTTAGTAATTTGTGCTTCCCCAAACGCTGACAATTCAGAATTCTTTCGGATATCCGTGTCACACGAGAGGCGTTgacatgttaaagaaccctcactgctcctTCTCTGAGCGCTAAACTTATGGTACCTCACCTACAATTGGTGAAGTTTCAAGAAGAGTAACAATATCTCGATGAGAcgtaaaaacaaagaaaaagcCAAAACCCAAATCAATTTGATTTACATCAAATGATGTCAAATGAATTTCTTCATTTATAACTTTTTTAAATTAGGAAATGGATATAATCGACATCGGTTGTGGAACAGGGAACTACGCAGACTATTTTCTCCAGTTTGAACCACGAAGCCTGACCTTGATGGATGCCAGCGAGGGAATGCTCGCCAAGGCAAAAGCAAAACTGCCGTCTGACCATTCGAAAACTAGACTGTCATTCAAAAAAGTAGTTCTGCCTGATATGCCATATGAAGATAATCTTTTCGATGCTGCGATGATAAATATGGTATGTGTGTGGTTGTCGCTTCATGGTCTTTGAtgtgtaaaaaattcaaatacagaaaacttgaaataagtAAATGCACCAAATAATAAATATCCTTTGCAGGTCTTGCATCATTTGGAAGAAAATCCTGATGGGAAATCTTTTCCATGTCTCTCCAAGACTTTGAAGGAGGTCTATCGTATCCTTAAACCAGGAGGGGTTTTGACCATTACTTGCCTGACACCAGAGACATTGGAAGCCATCTGGTATTCGCATCTCGTGCCGGAAAACACACAGCGGTGGATGAAAAGATTGGCTAGTCACAGGCAAATAAAAACGTATTTAGAGGAGTCTGGTCTTTCACTGAAATCAGCTTTCACAACATTGATGCCCTCACATGTCCCAGAACTTCGCAATCCGGAGGACGTAATAAGTGAATCATATAGAAAAAATTTATCGTTTTGGGGAACCTGTACGAAGTCGGAAAATGAAGACATGATTCAAAACGTAACTAGAATGAAGAATGAAGGAACTCTTCAAGAATTCTATGAAACTCACAATAAAACCGATGCTTTTGGGATTTTGGAGATTTTAGCCGCtagaaaagaaatgaaatgaacatACAAAGACAATGAATATTCAATTCTCTCAGACATTTTTTTACTTTTAAGAAACAGAAACCCATGTCATGAATGAACATAACGCACTCCGAAATATAATCCCTGTATCTGTGGGAACGAAAAACACGTGTAAATTTATTACATCCAACTTTAAAATAATTCTGAGTGAAAAGTATCcagtttgattttgttttttacactctgAAAAGAATATCACTCTAGTTCCGGGTCTGTTTTATCACTCCTATCCAGTGGTTGGAGATGTGAAGAAAAAGTCAGAaaatggttgattgattgttttgctgttttccgccacactcaacaatttttcagttatctggtggcgcccagtttttaattggtggaagagagaacccagatacaatgtacctggggagagaccaccgaccttccgaaagtaaactgggaaactgtctcacttaccggcgcgagcgggattcgaacccgatTGATTCTGAATAATACGCAAGTACTCTCGAAGCCGTTTGATCAAGCTCTGTGAATGAAAGCATACGAAAGTTGACCTATCACACGATTGAAAATTACTTCCTGTATAGAATGGCAGGTAAATGAATTACAACATGGCTATAAAAGCAAAAATGCAGTATAACCAATTTCAAAACAtatcttttaaaactttattgagAATTACTGGTAGTTTTCTTACAATAGGGATGGGTGCAGAAAAAGGGGGTATTGCGACTGAAGTTTGTATCTTTTCCGTCTAGAAAGAGGAAGAGGTTGGATACTGTTTTGTCTAATATGTTCAATCAATCAAGAGGGCGAACGGTGCAACCCCCTCTAACACCGCCACTGAGAGTCATTATGCTTCACAGATTTTGtctgtgaaataaaaaatgaacataAATTGGGGTTAATTCAAACTTACAAattttgaatatgatatttcaGAAGATTTCGTGGCATCATCGTAGCTTCCGAAACGGAATACATGTTGGAATGCTTGGGTCTACTCTTTCCAAAGATATTGCAAGTATTCAGTTTGATGGTGACAGatttatcaatgaaaggtgacgataacgaacagtgatcaatctcagaactcctataagtatatataagcaatataaaatggagagtagggcaaatacggacccctggatataccagagatgggatcaggtgcctaggaggagtaagcatcccctgtagactggtcacacccgccgtgagccctatatcttgatgaagtaaacggagttatctgcagtcaaaatcagtgtgccaagaacggcttaacaatcggtatgaaacacgtcagacagcatttgacccaatgcgaggttgtattggcaaaccagatcattataacgaccatagaatttgagaaatcctgattttaaacgagactgttgaaacccctgcacctaCAATGTGATCTACACGTATTTATCTGCTTCGCTGTGAATACTGATTTCCCATGTACAGTACAACAAAACGTACACGCAGAAGTGGAAAAGGGTCATCTTGTGTATTTTGGAACGGAGATAATGGATTTCTCTTGCATGTTGAATACCCTTCAGTCATTTATAGCTAAGAACCTTAAAAACTAACCCGCATGAGATAAGAATaataactttttataaaatcagCTTTCCGACTttgtatcaaattaaaaaacaaaacaaaaacaccaaaGACACTATACCATTCGTATGCAATATtcaagaatgaaaaaaaaatgcagaatgttacatgtacatgccaaAATTCATATCATATGTCACATCAGCcagattaagtcaaagtaattcattatatatccagagagcaaagacacaatattttagaagatcttttacaatttacggttcaaagttatggaataatatgccagaattttaaaaatattacccaacattggaaacttttaaatccgcttatctagaattttttttttcattcgggaaattaaaaccatatagatttgtttttgattattttcagttttatttttatttgtttatgtatttattttgttttattttcagttttaaatatgtaaatagcatacatgtatgtatacaacataccttcatatactattttatattgtatctgtataatactgctgtctgtatatatgttttcaggaccacaatgtaaactagttttaaactaattgtgctatcctgtttaaataaaggacattattattattattattattattatagccCTCGGGCCCTACATCAACCCTTGGGCTGATATGGGCCCACTCAAGCTGATCAATATGGCATAAGATTTAAATTTTACCGTTTAATATTacccatgtacatgtacatgcaaatgtttAATGGAAAAAGGcgtatataaatatctaaatgtgaaaatttataattattgttatcaaacgaaaattaaacaaaagaaattaaaCAAAAGAAAACCCGTGTAGTTCTACGAAGTTTTAAACTTCAGaacattaacaataataataatagaatttACATTCCTTACAAATCAACTGATTTATTGTAAATAACAGACAAATATTATAAATCAGAAGTGGTctagagggagagagagagttacGAGGAGGGGTTTGCAAAGCAATCCCATTcggttgaacattttaaacagAAGTGGTCGTCTTTCTTTAATTCGTTTATTttacaaacttgggtcgcacccaattttctggatccgcgcctgtAAGTAAATGCgtactatgtaatattttttgaCTGGACATCCTTTATCACATACCTTTTGGTTTGATGAAGCAACTGAATAAAATTATGCATATTCGTAACAAACAGCTCGTGATCAGAATAGATCGGACAGAATATGCAGTCTCCCTCTCTCTGAAACAGAACATTATTAACTGATTCTTAAAGCaaaactgaaaatgacactttctAAGAACTGAATGGTATTTAACAAAACTGGAAATGTGGGCAggaatgtttttcaaaatttgagGATTCAGTCATTCTGAATCATGTGTTAAGAGATATggaaacaaaaattcatttcaaaattaaggattatctgcCTCATgtatagctctgatccttggacgaatttggctccagttttttggcactctggttttccttttagctcttacaagtttattgttatttcgaatttcgaCTTGAGCATCACttaagagacattatttatcgaaCTGCGCATCTGGTGcctcaaaattggtaccgtataagttttacatgtgaaagaTTTGTACATCATGGGTTCTTTTAATACAGTCTCATCTACTGTAACTCGAAAAGGATCTAAAACACAAAACACcaatacagttttaaaaatgttgaaatttgtaGATCGGCTTTCCAAAACTTCTTTTGTTGGGAAAATGTCTctctaaaatattttaaagcatTATTCTGCAAATGCAGTGATGTCAAGACTTGGAAATCTCGGAAGAAAACCACATTTTAACGACATACAGCTAACACAGCCTTCCACTGCCCACGGAAACAGGGAAGACAAGCCTCCAATTTCCCCACCATGCCAATCTAGAACCTACCAAGAAAGCAATCCATGGCCAGTACAAGTCAGCATGC
Coding sequences:
- the LOC125658184 gene encoding demethylmenaquinone methyltransferase-like, with product MSKITNYNEVSKSYDTTRGATDAFVVKSMMENFTGKTVKEMDIIDIGCGTGNYADYFLQFEPRSLTLMDASEGMLAKAKAKLPSDHSKTRLSFKKVVLPDMPYEDNLFDAAMINMVLHHLEENPDGKSFPCLSKTLKEVYRILKPGGVLTITCLTPETLEAIWYSHLVPENTQRWMKRLASHRQIKTYLEESGLSLKSAFTTLMPSHVPELRNPEDVISESYRKNLSFWGTCTKSENEDMIQNVTRMKNEGTLQEFYETHNKTDAFGILEILAARKEMK